The Malus sylvestris chromosome 12, drMalSylv7.2, whole genome shotgun sequence genome contains a region encoding:
- the LOC126593869 gene encoding cytochrome P450 94C1-like: protein MFHSLVIFPMEFEVSGLLQLFYTFICFLLFSMIFSLFLLRSKLWCSCEICQTYLTSSWSLEFVNLCDWYAHLLQDSPSKTIHIHVLRNTITANPENVEYMLKTRFENYPKGKPFSTILGDFLGQGIFNVDGHSWRFQRKMASLELDRHSVRSYAFEIVNHEIEHRLIPLLTSVCSNSDGGNGIVLDLQDVFKRFSFDTICKFSFGLDPMCLELSLPLSEFAVAFDMASKLSAERAMTPSPIIWKIKRILNLGSEKQLKESINMINALAKEVIARKRELGFSTQRDLLSRFMRSVEDEGYLRDIFISFLLAGRDTMASALTSFFWLMGTHPNAASAIRLETDRVLGINQGLKSFEQMQELHYLQAAIYESMRLYPPVQFDSKFCEQDDVLPDGTFVRKGTRVTYHPYAMGRIQESWGSDCMEFKPDRWLKDGVFFMENPFKYPIFQPGLRVCLGKEMAVMEMKTVVLSLLRRFNIEHAAHESCRVPKFSPGLTATLSGGFPVLVKERTSTTIVS from the coding sequence ATGTTCCATTCCTTGGTCATATTTCCAATGGAGTTTGAAGTTTCTGGGCTCTTGCAATTGTTTTACACCTTCATTTGCTTTCTTCTATTCTCTATGATCTTCAGCCTTTTCCTATTGAGATCAAAACTATGGTGCAGTTGTGAAATTTGTCAGACCTATCTCACCTCAAGCTGGTCTTTAGAATTCGTAAACCTTTGTGATTGGTATGCACATCTTCTTCAAGATTCTCCGAGCAAAACCATTCACATACATGTTCTAAGAAACACCATCACAGCCAACCCTGAAAACGTCGAGTACATGCTCAAAACTCGATTCGAAAACTACCCGAAAGGCAAACCCTTCTCTACAATCCTTGGCGACTTTCTAGGTCAAGGCATATTCAACGTGGACGGCCACTCATGGAGGTTTCAGAGGAAGATGGCAAGCCTCGAGCTCGATAGACACTCGGTACGATCGTACGCTTTCGAGATTGTCAATCACGAAATCGAGCACCGTCTCATCCCTCTCTTAACATCCGTTTGTTCTAATTCGGATGGTGGTAACGGAATAGTCCTCGATTTGCAAGACGTGTTCAAGAGATTCTCGTTCGACACCATATGCAAGTTCTCTTTCGGGTTGGACCCTATGTGCCTAGAGTTGTCGCTGCCCTTGTCTGAATTCGCTGTCGCTTTCGACATGGCCTCGAAGTTGTCCGCCGAGAGAGCCATGACGCCATCTCCCATAATTTGGAAGATCAAGAGAATTTTAAATTTGGGGAGCGAGAAGCAACTTAAGGAATCCATAAATATGATCAACGCTTTAGCCAAGGAGGTGATCGCCAGAAAGCGCGAATTGGGATTTTCAACCCAAAGAGATCTCTTGTCAAGATTCATGAGAAGTGTAGAAGATGAAGGCTACTTAAGAGACATTTTTATAAGTTTTCTATTGGCAGGGCGTGACACTATGGCGTCTGCTTTGACAAGTTTCTTTTGGCTCATGGGGACCCACCCGAACGCTGCGTCAGCAATTCGGTTGGAGACTGATAGAGTGCTTGGAATCAATCAGGGTCTCAAGAGCTTTGAGCAAATGCAAGAACTTCATTATTTACAAGCCGCAATTTATGAGAGCATGAGGCTCTACCCTCCTGTACagtttgattcaaagttttgtgAACAAGATGATGTTTTACCCGATGGCACGTTTGTGAGGAAAGGGACTAGGGTTACTTACCATCCGTACGCAATGGGTAGGATCCAGGAGAGTTGGGGCTCCGACTGCATGGAATTCAAGCCCGACAGATGGTTGAAGGATGGCGTTTTCTTCATGGAAAACCCTTTCAAGTACCCAATTTTTCAACCGGGACTTAGGGTTTGTCTGGGGAAAGAGATGGCTGTGATGGAGATGAAAACTGTTGTGCTTTCACTGCTGAGACGATTTAACATCGAACATGCAGCACACGAATCATGTCGTGTGCCGAAGTTCTCTCCTGGACTCACTGCGACCTTAAGCGGTGGGTTTCCAGTGCTGGTGAAAGAAAGGACTAGCACCACCATTGTGTCATGA